In Maridesulfovibrio ferrireducens, one DNA window encodes the following:
- a CDS encoding flagellar hook-length control protein FliK, translating into MKILPHLDQSTQNLEITTDRTPLLEDSYRSSMFDDFLYSSNKAGLESVYQPVQEAVADIRSSYDDVPYNDELQSASEYIDETAREISVQSVEEQPQELQVSREDWNEIKEELTEYGIDKKDIADLEEKVMSKGGLTYGELVSELTGMMQSVKGFNLDPVQQQNMHSIFAKLGFAPDEAKAMLVSISKGNMGDVLEKMQAKLAALSDSQSLQLSEEETNTLNSLFKLSGKNSAKVAQLLTKDGATVGLIKQGFSVLKDALAEQSVAQDAKDLKLVKTVSFSLQSAMDKASDQTPDTVRMASAKVISDSLGIGKDISDSSKPATHGEAGDSVMSKNSNENSTGNSTTKQNGNSALNSENNSGSGLGNQGKGGFEDNPQNNPQNNSAANDSKYTAKHWLENILSDSNDVSTWNDFFGKLSDASLSKGESSILGEGFGGGAMGALKNAAHATQSGKTTGMWEKTARSNILEQVQQGAFKNLGQGKSQITLTLNPLDLGTVNVMIQVKNKEVQATIRAENPETAKVIAEQLETVKLALEEQGLKVDKLEVQTGIADRETQSSWNGAQDHNSAHYQEMMAGMKKRWQALRNGGTSLAQDMQNIEHTATISQSGLHIVA; encoded by the coding sequence ATGAAAATACTTCCACATCTTGATCAAAGTACTCAGAACTTAGAAATAACTACAGACAGGACACCCCTGCTTGAAGATTCATATCGTTCATCAATGTTCGATGATTTTCTCTATTCAAGCAATAAGGCAGGTCTTGAAAGTGTCTATCAGCCAGTGCAGGAAGCTGTAGCTGACATTCGTTCTTCGTATGACGATGTGCCGTATAATGATGAGCTTCAAAGTGCCTCTGAGTATATAGATGAAACAGCTCGCGAAATTTCAGTTCAGTCCGTTGAAGAGCAGCCTCAAGAGCTTCAGGTCAGTCGTGAAGACTGGAATGAAATCAAGGAAGAGCTGACTGAATATGGTATCGATAAGAAAGACATTGCTGATCTGGAAGAAAAGGTAATGAGTAAGGGCGGCCTTACTTACGGAGAACTGGTCAGCGAACTTACCGGTATGATGCAGTCTGTGAAGGGTTTTAACTTAGACCCGGTTCAGCAGCAGAATATGCACTCTATTTTTGCAAAGCTCGGTTTCGCTCCTGATGAAGCTAAGGCTATGCTTGTAAGTATTTCCAAGGGAAATATGGGTGATGTTCTTGAGAAGATGCAGGCTAAGCTTGCAGCTCTTTCCGATTCTCAGTCTCTTCAGCTTTCTGAAGAGGAAACAAATACTCTGAATTCTCTTTTTAAACTTTCCGGTAAAAACAGCGCAAAGGTTGCCCAGTTACTTACGAAGGACGGTGCAACTGTAGGTCTTATCAAGCAGGGATTTTCTGTTTTAAAGGATGCTTTGGCTGAGCAGAGTGTTGCTCAGGATGCGAAGGATCTCAAGCTGGTCAAGACGGTAAGCTTTTCTCTTCAAAGTGCAATGGATAAGGCTTCAGATCAAACACCTGATACAGTTCGTATGGCCTCTGCAAAGGTAATCAGCGATTCGCTTGGAATAGGGAAGGACATCAGTGACAGCTCCAAGCCTGCAACGCATGGTGAGGCCGGTGATTCTGTTATGTCTAAGAACTCTAATGAAAACTCGACCGGTAACTCAACGACGAAGCAGAACGGTAACAGTGCGCTGAATTCAGAAAATAATTCCGGCAGCGGATTGGGTAATCAGGGTAAGGGTGGTTTTGAAGATAATCCTCAAAACAATCCTCAAAACAATTCTGCTGCAAACGATTCTAAATATACAGCCAAACATTGGCTTGAAAATATTCTTTCCGATTCCAACGATGTAAGCACTTGGAATGACTTTTTCGGCAAGCTCTCAGATGCTTCGTTATCAAAAGGCGAGTCTTCAATTTTGGGCGAAGGTTTTGGCGGGGGAGCCATGGGCGCTCTTAAGAATGCAGCTCATGCCACTCAGTCAGGAAAAACCACTGGAATGTGGGAAAAAACTGCCCGGTCAAATATTCTGGAGCAGGTCCAGCAAGGGGCTTTTAAGAACTTAGGACAGGGAAAATCACAGATTACCCTCACGCTGAACCCTCTTGATCTTGGTACTGTCAACGTTATGATTCAGGTTAAGAATAAGGAAGTCCAAGCGACCATCAGGGCAGAGAATCCTGAGACCGCAAAGGTCATTGCAGAACAGCTTGAAACCGTTAAGTTAGCTCTGGAAGAACAGGGGCTTAAGGTCGATAAGCTTGAAGTTCAGACCGGTATTGCAGACAGAGAAACACAGTCTTCATGGAATGGAGCACAGGATCACAACAGTGCCCATTATCAGGAAATGATGGCCGGAATGAAGAAGCGTTGGCAGGCTTTACGAAACGGCGGAACCTCTTTGGCCCAGGATATGCAAAATATAGAGCATACGGCAACTATTTCCCAAAGCGGTCTACACATAGTCGCTTAA
- a CDS encoding flagellar hook assembly protein FlgD — MGYVGYSNILGRAEADMAASNTPQHKSSLGTDDFLKLLLTQMQNQDPANPMEDKEYMAQMAQFSSLEQLTKVNKNLESMSGNQAQEQMVSAVGFIGKEVKAEGYSLSRSDGKISKVFYGLGEPVANAFINIYDNDKNLIRTVQLGSKAEGTYEFEWDGKDWSGKDVSDGVYNIAMAAEDANGKPVMVKTEVSGEVTGVVSEGGQQFLHLKDGRYINFLNIREVVSPTVVPETPDGDSA; from the coding sequence ATGGGATATGTAGGATACAGCAATATATTAGGCAGAGCGGAAGCCGACATGGCAGCCAGCAATACGCCGCAACATAAATCTTCATTGGGTACAGATGACTTTTTAAAGCTTCTCTTGACCCAGATGCAGAATCAAGATCCTGCAAATCCTATGGAAGACAAAGAATACATGGCGCAGATGGCGCAGTTTTCCAGTCTTGAACAGCTTACTAAGGTTAATAAGAATCTGGAAAGTATGTCCGGCAATCAGGCTCAGGAACAGATGGTTTCAGCCGTTGGCTTCATAGGTAAAGAAGTCAAGGCGGAAGGTTATTCCCTGAGTCGCTCAGACGGAAAAATCAGCAAGGTCTTTTACGGACTTGGTGAGCCTGTAGCAAACGCATTTATCAATATTTACGACAATGACAAGAATCTTATCCGGACAGTCCAGCTCGGCTCTAAAGCTGAGGGAACCTACGAATTTGAGTGGGACGGAAAGGACTGGTCTGGAAAGGATGTATCGGATGGCGTCTACAACATCGCAATGGCGGCGGAAGATGCCAATGGCAAGCCGGTAATGGTTAAGACAGAAGTAAGTGGAGAAGTTACAGGTGTCGTTTCAGAGGGCGGTCAACAGTTTCTGCACCTTAAAGACGGTCGTTACATCAACTTTCTCAATATTAGAGAAGTTGTCAGTCCCACGGTTGTTCCTGAAACTCCTGACGGAGATTCAGCTTAA
- a CDS encoding flagellar hook protein FlgE produces MGLSASLYSGITGLQAHGDKMSVLGNNIANVNTVGFKSAKMHFEDAISQDMSTATGIAQVGRGVQVGAIYADFAQGSFETTSESTDLAIGGSGFFIVKPKEDESTYYSRAGNFRFDKDGYLTDPHGYVLQGWQVQKSSGGIATGDTTTASNAVRTVGVPTDIRLENFQSAPLATSRVNMITNLDSGDASHATSATNPYFSLFEAWDGTADPPLGDSLYGYQSTIKVYDANGSSHNVTTYFDQVTLSNAGGKKVWEFIVTSQPNEDGRLVDGTSSFATTSAAGLLMTGTMTFNAAGDLTGVSAFTLKSGVAGTDLKDLSEWNLANFSQNGLPVLTANFLSTSNASFTDSVSPTTIEMNFGLSNQDLSGSGITKGWNTGSAIISNAGQLGTDITDVSRIPNFGEVEKSALSTTSYSTGSTTLFQSQDGYTAGFLQNVSVSRDGVLTGRYSNGQILELYVLTLADFNNRWGLRREGGNLFSETRESGDALTGLPNSGGKGSIASNSLEASNVDLAVEFVNMITTQRGFQANSKVITTTDTMMGELIQLKR; encoded by the coding sequence ATGGGTTTATCAGCATCATTGTACTCAGGTATCACAGGACTACAGGCACACGGCGATAAGATGTCTGTTCTCGGTAACAACATTGCAAACGTTAATACTGTCGGTTTTAAAAGTGCAAAGATGCATTTTGAAGACGCTATCAGTCAGGATATGTCCACTGCGACCGGTATTGCTCAGGTTGGTCGCGGCGTTCAGGTAGGGGCAATTTATGCCGACTTCGCACAGGGTTCATTTGAGACAACTTCTGAATCAACTGACCTTGCAATCGGCGGAAGCGGATTCTTTATAGTAAAGCCTAAGGAAGATGAATCTACTTATTACAGCAGAGCGGGTAACTTTCGTTTTGATAAAGACGGTTACCTGACTGATCCGCATGGATACGTTTTGCAGGGATGGCAGGTTCAGAAATCATCCGGCGGTATTGCGACCGGAGATACAACGACCGCATCTAATGCAGTAAGAACTGTAGGTGTTCCAACTGACATCAGATTAGAAAATTTTCAGTCTGCCCCGCTGGCTACCAGCCGCGTCAATATGATTACCAACCTTGATTCCGGGGATGCAAGTCACGCAACAAGCGCGACCAATCCATATTTCTCATTATTTGAAGCGTGGGATGGCACCGCAGATCCACCACTCGGTGATTCTCTTTACGGGTATCAGTCGACTATCAAGGTCTATGATGCCAACGGTTCTTCTCATAATGTAACAACTTATTTTGATCAGGTTACACTCAGTAATGCCGGTGGTAAAAAGGTTTGGGAATTTATTGTTACCAGCCAGCCTAACGAAGATGGACGTCTTGTCGACGGAACTTCATCTTTTGCGACAACTTCCGCTGCCGGGCTTCTTATGACCGGAACCATGACTTTTAACGCTGCCGGTGATCTTACTGGAGTTTCGGCTTTCACACTTAAGAGTGGAGTAGCCGGAACTGATCTAAAGGATTTGTCAGAGTGGAATCTGGCTAACTTTTCTCAAAATGGTCTTCCGGTTCTGACAGCTAACTTTCTGTCAACTTCAAACGCCAGTTTTACTGACTCAGTCAGTCCGACTACGATTGAAATGAACTTTGGTCTGAGTAATCAGGATCTGTCAGGAAGTGGAATTACCAAAGGGTGGAATACTGGATCAGCTATAATCTCAAATGCCGGTCAGCTGGGAACAGATATTACCGATGTCAGCCGGATACCTAATTTTGGTGAGGTTGAGAAAAGTGCACTGTCAACAACCAGTTATAGCACCGGTTCAACCACATTATTCCAGTCTCAGGATGGATATACCGCAGGATTCCTGCAGAATGTATCTGTAAGCAGAGACGGTGTTCTGACAGGGCGATATTCAAACGGACAGATACTTGAATTATATGTTTTAACTCTTGCCGACTTTAATAATAGATGGGGACTTCGTCGGGAAGGTGGTAACCTCTTCTCTGAAACCAGAGAATCGGGTGACGCGTTGACCGGCTTGCCGAATAGCGGTGGTAAAGGGTCAATTGCTTCAAACTCCCTTGAGGCTTCAAACGTTGACCTTGCAGTGGAATTTGTAAATATGATTACCACCCAGCGCGGTTTCCAGGCGAACTCGAAGGTTATCACAACAACCGATACAATGATGGGTGAACTCATCCAGCTCAAGCGCTAA
- a CDS encoding flagellin, with the protein MSLVINHNLMAMTAQRNLDTAYGNLGVSTRRLSSGLRVGTAADDAAGLAIRELMRADVKSLNQGMRNANDAISMIQTADGALQVIDEKLIRMKELATQASTGTYNSDQRLIIDSEFQAMASEITRIANATDFNGIHLLNGNLSGAASAHNGNGLHATGPMKVHFGTGNDSSEDYYYISVGTSTASALGVNTAISTQALAQQALDKIQQAIISKDKIRANLGAMQNRLENTITNLSIQAENVQASESRISDVDVASEMTEFVRNQILTQAAVAMLSQANSLPKMAMQLIGG; encoded by the coding sequence ATGTCCTTAGTCATTAACCACAACCTTATGGCCATGACCGCCCAACGCAATCTCGATACAGCGTACGGCAATCTCGGCGTCTCCACCCGGCGCCTTTCATCTGGCTTGAGAGTCGGAACCGCAGCTGATGATGCTGCCGGACTGGCAATTCGCGAACTTATGCGTGCTGATGTTAAATCTCTGAATCAGGGTATGAGAAACGCCAATGACGCGATTTCCATGATTCAGACCGCAGACGGAGCATTGCAGGTTATCGATGAAAAGCTCATCCGCATGAAAGAACTTGCAACTCAGGCATCTACCGGTACTTATAACTCCGATCAGCGCCTGATTATTGATTCTGAATTTCAGGCAATGGCATCGGAAATTACCCGTATTGCAAACGCAACAGATTTCAACGGAATTCATCTGTTAAACGGTAACCTTTCCGGAGCGGCTTCTGCTCATAACGGTAATGGGTTGCACGCAACAGGACCTATGAAGGTTCACTTCGGAACAGGCAACGATTCTTCTGAAGATTACTATTATATTTCAGTCGGCACTTCCACAGCCTCTGCTCTCGGTGTAAACACCGCGATTTCGACTCAGGCTTTGGCTCAGCAGGCTTTGGATAAGATTCAGCAGGCAATTATTTCAAAAGATAAGATTCGTGCGAATCTCGGTGCTATGCAGAACAGGTTGGAAAATACTATCACCAACCTTTCAATTCAGGCTGAAAACGTTCAGGCATCGGAATCTCGTATCTCCGACGTCGACGTAGCAAGCGAAATGACTGAATTTGTTCGTAACCAGATTCTCACACAGGCCGCGGTGGCAATGCTGTCACAGGCTAACTCGCTACCGAAGATGGCAATGCAGCTCATAGGCGGATAA
- the rnc gene encoding ribonuclease III has translation MEEEYLRLQQCIHYRFSQVKHLATALTHSSWANEQVEPCEDNERLEFLGDAVLELCVTEELFKRFQEAHEGQLTKIRSKLVKEKSLSIIALELGLNYFLRLGKGEESQGGRLRASLLADTMEAVIGAVFLDGGYPEACSFIHRLFEDKWPETFKIETSKDFKSKLQEITQDIFKERPTYMLTGTKGPEHEKIFQVVLNLPSGKTFEAEGTSLKKAEQTAAATAIVYLNSQKTED, from the coding sequence ATGGAAGAAGAGTACTTACGCCTCCAGCAATGTATCCACTATCGATTTTCGCAAGTCAAGCATTTAGCCACGGCATTAACCCACAGTTCATGGGCAAATGAGCAGGTTGAACCGTGTGAAGATAATGAAAGGCTCGAATTCTTAGGAGACGCAGTTCTTGAATTATGCGTAACCGAAGAACTTTTCAAGCGTTTTCAAGAAGCTCATGAAGGACAGTTAACCAAAATTAGATCTAAACTGGTTAAGGAAAAAAGTCTTTCAATAATCGCCCTTGAATTGGGATTAAATTACTTTTTGCGACTTGGCAAAGGAGAGGAGTCTCAAGGCGGCAGGCTGCGAGCTTCTCTGTTGGCGGATACAATGGAGGCTGTTATAGGAGCTGTATTCCTTGATGGCGGATATCCTGAGGCTTGTAGCTTCATCCATAGACTGTTTGAAGATAAATGGCCTGAAACTTTCAAAATTGAAACTTCTAAAGATTTTAAAAGCAAACTTCAGGAAATAACACAGGATATATTTAAAGAACGACCAACATACATGCTTACAGGTACCAAAGGCCCTGAGCATGAAAAAATATTTCAGGTAGTCTTAAATCTTCCGAGTGGAAAAACTTTTGAGGCTGAAGGGACAAGTCTGAAAAAAGCTGAACAGACAGCGGCTGCAACTGCAATTGTTTACTTAAATTCTCAAAAAACTGAAGACTGA
- a CDS encoding acetate--CoA ligase family protein: protein MYSYSSLEALFEPISIAIIGATADADDPGTIVASNLLASGYKGKIFPVNAEGEEVLGIKAFSSISEIPRFTDLAVICLSPAEVLGAVEMLCELPVRAAIVTSSGFGETGREGYILEQRLAKIAKKTGMIILGPNCLGLMNPTLSLNASLSADYTKQGNIAFFSQSGALCNTALDWANSEGVGFSKFISLGNKAVLSEATMLRYLSNDPDTKVVVGYCETLEDGQDFLRVAYDATCKKPLILLRAGGTSAGARAASAHSGALTGTTSAYNAAFRQAGVLQAVDIEDMFNLAHAFSCQPLPKGGSVAIVTNSGGPGIIAADMCEKGSLTVSRPSNATIDKMKGFLKPYAALYNPIDMIGDATSETYAKTLRAVIEDDAFDSVLVILTPAANIVAEVEKVAADILVAAMDSSKPIVACFMGGHSVTGARNLLRDGGIPCYDFPEAAVRSLDAMTRCHRWQNKDWPIEVCFRRDISKAQSIVANSRRIGLMELVELDAQHLASAYELPVPETVLARTSNQAAKAAKRIGYPVVLKVASPQISRKEELGLVVTDLNTPQELRRAFLEITSRAARRCKDAYITGCLVQAMGPKDSHEVIISFRRDAQFGPLIRFSLGGIHADMLGDVSSRLAPLALNDAQEMIREIAAYPILRGARSGAAIDLGALEDILLMVSQMASDLPEIQEAEFSPVIVGPDGAVVANMRMTIG, encoded by the coding sequence ATGTATTCTTATTCTTCATTAGAGGCTCTATTTGAGCCGATATCTATCGCCATTATCGGGGCTACCGCAGATGCGGATGACCCCGGCACCATTGTTGCGTCTAATCTTCTTGCCTCAGGATATAAGGGCAAAATCTTTCCAGTCAATGCCGAAGGTGAAGAAGTTCTTGGAATAAAGGCTTTTTCTTCAATTTCCGAGATTCCCCGTTTTACCGATTTGGCTGTTATCTGTCTGTCTCCTGCGGAAGTTCTCGGTGCTGTAGAAATGCTCTGCGAACTCCCTGTTCGCGCCGCAATAGTAACGAGTTCCGGCTTTGGAGAGACAGGACGCGAAGGGTATATCCTTGAGCAGCGTCTTGCCAAAATCGCTAAAAAAACCGGTATGATTATATTAGGACCGAATTGTCTCGGGCTTATGAATCCAACTTTGTCACTTAACGCAAGTCTGTCTGCAGATTACACGAAGCAGGGAAACATTGCATTTTTTTCTCAATCCGGAGCTCTTTGCAATACAGCATTGGACTGGGCCAACAGCGAAGGGGTCGGTTTTTCTAAGTTTATAAGCCTAGGCAACAAGGCTGTTCTCAGCGAAGCCACAATGCTCAGATACCTTTCTAATGATCCTGACACGAAAGTTGTCGTCGGTTATTGTGAAACTCTTGAAGACGGACAGGACTTTTTACGGGTAGCTTATGATGCCACCTGCAAGAAACCTTTGATCTTACTTCGCGCAGGAGGGACTTCCGCCGGTGCAAGGGCGGCATCCGCTCACTCAGGAGCTTTAACAGGAACAACAAGCGCATACAATGCTGCTTTCCGTCAAGCCGGTGTTTTACAAGCTGTTGATATCGAAGATATGTTCAATCTCGCGCATGCTTTTTCCTGTCAGCCTCTTCCAAAGGGTGGCAGTGTTGCAATTGTTACTAATTCAGGTGGACCTGGAATTATTGCTGCTGATATGTGCGAAAAGGGCAGCCTTACAGTTTCGCGTCCTTCCAATGCCACTATTGATAAGATGAAAGGCTTTCTAAAGCCTTATGCAGCACTGTACAATCCTATTGATATGATTGGTGATGCGACATCTGAAACATATGCGAAGACTCTTAGAGCCGTTATTGAGGATGATGCTTTTGATTCTGTGCTGGTAATTCTTACCCCTGCCGCGAATATTGTTGCTGAGGTGGAAAAAGTTGCCGCTGACATACTTGTTGCAGCGATGGATTCTTCGAAGCCGATTGTTGCCTGTTTTATGGGGGGGCATTCTGTTACCGGGGCAAGAAATTTACTCCGTGACGGAGGAATTCCGTGTTATGATTTTCCGGAAGCCGCAGTCAGGAGCCTTGACGCCATGACTCGCTGTCACAGATGGCAGAATAAAGATTGGCCCATTGAGGTTTGTTTCAGGCGGGATATTTCGAAAGCGCAAAGCATCGTAGCTAATTCCAGAAGAATCGGTCTGATGGAGCTTGTCGAGCTTGATGCACAGCATCTGGCTTCGGCTTATGAGCTCCCGGTTCCCGAAACTGTTCTGGCCCGCACATCTAATCAGGCAGCCAAGGCTGCTAAACGGATCGGATACCCTGTGGTTCTTAAAGTTGCTTCGCCGCAGATATCCAGAAAAGAAGAGCTTGGGTTGGTTGTTACGGATCTCAATACTCCGCAGGAGTTGCGAAGGGCCTTTTTAGAGATAACTTCCCGTGCCGCCAGAAGATGTAAAGATGCCTATATTACGGGTTGTCTTGTTCAAGCCATGGGACCGAAAGATTCGCATGAAGTTATAATTTCTTTCAGGCGTGATGCCCAGTTCGGACCGCTTATCCGGTTCTCTCTTGGTGGCATTCACGCTGATATGCTTGGTGATGTTTCATCAAGACTGGCTCCTCTCGCTCTTAACGATGCACAGGAAATGATTCGCGAAATAGCGGCGTATCCTATTTTGCGCGGAGCCAGATCCGGAGCCGCAATAGATTTAGGGGCGTTGGAAGATATATTGCTCATGGTTTCTCAGATGGCATCAGATCTACCAGAGATTCAGGAAGCAGAATTCAGCCCCGTTATTGTGGGACCGGATGGGGCGGTTGTCGCCAATATGCGTATGACCATCGGTTAA
- a CDS encoding phosphotransacetylase family protein produces MPGLYIGSTSGYSGKNMIVMGLGLYFQKAGVSLGYMKPVGAIPVEVDGCLGDEDAFFLQEVLGVSNPAKVVTPVVVTHDFKVQAFNGRCEDHVEPIVQAYEKISADKDLTLVAGSGSMYSGKYCGVDGVHLVKTLGIKCVVIDRFQKELNYDYLVVLKETLGDNMIGVILNDIPPTFMDEITSLIKPFLERKGVKVLGVIPKDSLMGTIKVCDLAEHLGGKIISAHSKKDQPVESFLIGTMQVENFMTHFRKHRNSAVIVGGDRSDVQLVALEGECPCLVLTGNLYPNDIILTRSEVLGTPIIVVRDDTFSVAKKMEDILSRHKLREPAKIKHGVELVESHIDFAFIKNELGLKY; encoded by the coding sequence ATGCCCGGTTTATATATAGGCTCCACCAGCGGATATTCCGGTAAGAATATGATCGTTATGGGACTTGGTCTGTATTTTCAGAAAGCAGGCGTCAGTCTTGGTTACATGAAACCGGTTGGAGCTATTCCAGTTGAAGTTGACGGGTGTCTCGGCGATGAAGACGCTTTTTTTCTTCAAGAGGTTTTAGGTGTTTCCAACCCGGCTAAAGTAGTTACTCCGGTTGTAGTTACTCATGATTTTAAGGTTCAGGCTTTTAATGGAAGATGTGAAGACCATGTTGAGCCTATTGTTCAGGCTTACGAAAAAATAAGCGCGGACAAAGATCTTACTCTGGTTGCAGGGTCAGGTTCCATGTATTCCGGCAAATATTGCGGGGTAGACGGGGTTCACCTTGTTAAAACTTTGGGAATTAAATGCGTTGTTATTGATAGATTTCAGAAAGAGTTGAACTACGACTATCTGGTGGTACTCAAAGAAACCCTCGGTGATAATATGATCGGGGTTATTCTGAATGATATTCCTCCTACTTTTATGGATGAAATAACCTCACTCATTAAACCTTTTCTTGAAAGAAAAGGAGTTAAAGTGCTGGGCGTAATCCCTAAAGACTCGCTCATGGGAACCATAAAAGTTTGTGATCTTGCAGAGCATCTGGGTGGTAAGATTATTTCGGCTCATAGTAAAAAAGATCAGCCTGTGGAAAGCTTTTTGATTGGAACTATGCAAGTCGAAAATTTTATGACTCATTTTCGTAAGCATCGTAATTCCGCTGTGATTGTAGGCGGAGACAGATCAGATGTTCAGCTTGTTGCACTTGAGGGAGAATGCCCCTGTCTAGTGCTGACCGGAAATCTTTATCCGAATGATATTATTTTAACTCGTTCAGAAGTTTTGGGGACTCCAATCATTGTAGTGAGGGATGACACTTTTTCTGTAGCGAAAAAAATGGAAGATATCCTTTCGCGTCATAAACTGCGTGAACCAGCCAAAATCAAGCACGGAGTTGAGCTTGTTGAGTCGCATATCGACTTTGCATTTATTAAAAATGAACTCGGGCTCAAATACTAG